A region from the Actinoplanes sp. OR16 genome encodes:
- a CDS encoding glycosyl hydrolase, with amino-acid sequence MRQNPTRLFRMTALTTAFVMSVTVTLSWAWTGGLDQLGLRDDPPGDPIVSAPAGDLPLPDRLAPLTGPTGVPFPGPAAGPAAGSDAGPDTGAPPVLRGLDTQLLGGTQARNVPAAADRVERRRCRTGARLVPTCGVLWGVAPGAKTESRGLQALREFERKTGRHQAVFHAYHRGTRQVFPTEQEIAISREPGWTRILLLNWKPETTTWARIARGDRRTDAFLDRLAAHLRKNYRERFFFAIHHEAEDQVRERPGSGYTARDYAAMFRHVVNRLRARGATNVVTVLIHMAYVPHTTKSWFTQMYPGDDVVDWIGFDTYSYSDPGYGHGGLDELLNRRSASKPGWPGFYNWVRAKHPGKPVMVAEWGVWFSKRNPGHMARFYREVGRDITRYPGIKAMVHFETPSNHKGQDSSVDSTPAALREYRRLGSLPVFQVAVG; translated from the coding sequence GTGAGACAGAACCCCACCCGGCTGTTCCGCATGACAGCGCTGACCACGGCTTTCGTCATGTCGGTGACGGTCACCCTCTCGTGGGCGTGGACCGGCGGCCTCGATCAGCTCGGGCTCAGGGACGACCCGCCCGGCGATCCGATCGTCAGCGCGCCGGCCGGCGACCTGCCGCTGCCCGACCGGCTCGCGCCGTTGACCGGCCCGACCGGGGTGCCGTTCCCCGGCCCTGCCGCGGGCCCTGCCGCCGGTTCGGATGCGGGCCCGGACACGGGAGCACCGCCGGTGCTGCGTGGTCTCGACACCCAGCTGCTCGGCGGGACGCAGGCCAGGAACGTGCCGGCGGCCGCGGATCGGGTGGAGCGGCGGCGGTGCCGTACCGGGGCGAGGCTCGTACCCACCTGCGGTGTGCTCTGGGGTGTGGCGCCGGGCGCGAAGACCGAGTCGCGGGGGCTGCAGGCGCTGCGTGAGTTCGAGCGGAAGACCGGGCGGCACCAGGCGGTGTTCCACGCCTACCACCGGGGGACACGGCAGGTCTTCCCGACCGAGCAGGAGATCGCCATCTCCCGTGAACCGGGTTGGACGAGGATCCTGCTCCTGAACTGGAAACCCGAGACCACGACGTGGGCGCGCATCGCACGGGGCGACCGGCGTACCGATGCGTTTCTCGATCGTCTTGCGGCGCATCTGCGGAAGAATTACCGGGAGAGGTTCTTCTTCGCGATCCACCACGAAGCCGAGGACCAGGTACGGGAGAGGCCCGGCTCCGGCTACACCGCCCGGGACTACGCCGCGATGTTCCGGCACGTGGTGAATCGTCTGCGGGCCCGCGGCGCCACCAACGTCGTGACCGTCCTCATCCACATGGCGTACGTCCCGCACACCACCAAGAGCTGGTTCACCCAGATGTACCCGGGCGACGACGTGGTCGACTGGATCGGGTTCGACACCTACTCCTACAGCGACCCCGGTTACGGGCACGGTGGCCTGGACGAGCTGCTCAACCGGCGGTCGGCGAGCAAACCGGGCTGGCCGGGCTTCTACAACTGGGTCCGGGCGAAGCATCCGGGCAAGCCGGTGATGGTCGCCGAGTGGGGCGTCTGGTTCTCCAAGCGCAACCCCGGGCACATGGCTCGCTTCTACCGCGAGGTCGGCCGCGACATCACCCGCTACCCGGGGATCAAGGCGATGGTCCACTTCGAGACGCCGTCGAACCACAAGGGGCAGGATTCGTCGGTGGACAGCACCCCGGCGGCGCTGCGCGAGTACCGCCGGCTGGGCAGCCTGCCGGTGTTCCAGGTCGCGGTCGGATGA
- a CDS encoding ABC transporter ATP-binding protein produces MTIIATEALTKTYGGGVTALADLTVAVDAGVIGLVGANGAGKSTFIKIMLGLIAPSSGSVRVFDLDPVTQTDRVRARVGYMPENDCLPQDVSAAEFVTHLGRMSGLPRTAARERASEALRHVGLYEERYRQIGGYSTGMKQRVKLAQALVHDPDLLLLDEPTNGLDPAGRDAMLALVHRIGTEFGISVVVCSHLLGEVERICDSLIAIEGGRLLRADRISSMTAASDVLAVEVSEGTEELAAALSAKGMTVTRDGRMLLVPLESDSSYDEILRAVAELDLSLHRLDQRRHRVAELFTAKETADV; encoded by the coding sequence GTGACCATCATCGCTACCGAGGCGCTTACGAAGACGTACGGGGGCGGGGTGACTGCCCTCGCCGACCTGACCGTCGCCGTCGATGCCGGAGTCATCGGCCTCGTCGGTGCGAACGGCGCCGGCAAGAGCACCTTCATCAAAATCATGCTGGGGCTGATCGCTCCCAGCTCGGGCTCGGTCCGCGTCTTCGACCTCGACCCGGTCACTCAGACCGACCGGGTCCGGGCGCGGGTCGGATACATGCCGGAGAACGACTGCCTCCCGCAGGACGTCTCCGCCGCCGAGTTCGTCACCCACCTGGGGCGGATGAGCGGGCTGCCACGCACCGCCGCCCGCGAGCGCGCCTCCGAGGCGCTGCGACACGTCGGTCTCTACGAGGAGCGTTACCGCCAGATCGGCGGCTACTCGACCGGCATGAAGCAGCGGGTCAAGCTGGCGCAGGCGCTGGTGCACGACCCCGACCTGCTGCTGCTCGACGAGCCGACGAACGGCCTCGACCCGGCCGGCCGGGACGCCATGCTGGCGCTCGTGCACCGCATCGGCACCGAGTTCGGCATCTCCGTCGTGGTCTGCTCCCACCTGCTCGGCGAGGTCGAGCGGATCTGTGACTCGCTCATCGCCATCGAGGGCGGCCGGCTGCTGCGCGCCGACCGGATCTCCAGCATGACCGCGGCGTCCGACGTTCTCGCGGTCGAGGTCAGCGAGGGTACGGAGGAGCTCGCGGCAGCCCTGTCCGCCAAGGGCATGACGGTGACCAGGGACGGGCGGATGCTGCTCGTGCCGCTGGAGTCGGATTCGTCCTACGACGAGATCCTGCGTGCCGTCGCCGAGCTCGACCTCTCCCTGCACCGCCTGGACCAGCGCCGGCACCGCGTCGCCGAGCTCTTCACCGCGAAGGAGACCGCCGATGTCTGA
- a CDS encoding ABC transporter permease has translation MSEAGVIHDIGYQRYEGERLGRSAAIRALYVHGLRASFGFGRSAKAKIFPWLVAGILLLVAVILAAVRSQLNQVIFTYVQFDDQMAWLIIFFVAILGPELMSRDISSNTLPLYFSRPLRAADYVFAKYAAMVSAVWLLLGVPQLIMFLGAAFTTKSGAKGVWNEFLDLVPGWGYSLLWALLFAGIGLLIASFTGKRAFAAGGIVAVFLLTTPVVGVMSILPSSTANHLAGLVSPMSLIAGVGEWLSNEPESQMGLDIGRFGPVYGITAVCVITVCLLLLLARYRKVASL, from the coding sequence ATGTCTGAGGCCGGCGTCATCCATGACATTGGTTATCAGCGATACGAAGGCGAGCGCCTGGGCCGCTCCGCCGCGATCCGCGCCCTCTACGTGCACGGCCTGCGCGCCTCGTTCGGCTTCGGCCGCTCGGCCAAGGCCAAGATCTTCCCCTGGCTGGTGGCGGGCATCCTGCTGCTGGTCGCGGTGATCCTGGCGGCCGTCCGGTCCCAGCTCAACCAGGTCATCTTCACGTACGTGCAGTTCGACGACCAGATGGCCTGGCTGATCATCTTCTTCGTCGCGATCCTCGGGCCGGAGCTGATGTCCCGGGACATCAGCTCGAACACGCTCCCGCTGTACTTCAGCCGCCCGCTGCGCGCCGCCGACTATGTGTTCGCCAAGTACGCGGCGATGGTCAGCGCGGTCTGGCTGCTGCTCGGCGTACCGCAGCTGATCATGTTCCTCGGCGCCGCGTTCACCACGAAGTCCGGCGCGAAGGGCGTGTGGAACGAGTTCCTCGACCTGGTGCCCGGCTGGGGTTACAGCCTGCTCTGGGCGCTGCTCTTCGCCGGCATCGGCCTGCTGATCGCGTCGTTCACCGGCAAGCGTGCCTTCGCGGCCGGCGGCATCGTCGCCGTCTTCCTGCTGACCACGCCGGTCGTCGGGGTGATGAGCATCCTGCCGTCCAGCACCGCCAACCACCTGGCCGGCCTGGTCAGCCCGATGTCCCTGATCGCCGGCGTCGGCGAGTGGCTGTCGAACGAGCCGGAGAGCCAGATGGGCCTCGACATCGGCCGCTTCGGCCCGGTCTACGGCATCACGGCGGTCTGCGTGATCACCGTCTGCCTCCTGCTGCTGCTCGCCCGTTACCGGAAGGTGGCGTCGCTGTGA
- a CDS encoding ABC transporter ATP-binding protein, giving the protein MTTETIPAETGARTDVVELTNVTRWYGNVVAVNDISMSLGTGVTGLLGPNGAGKTTVLHMMAGFLAPSRGTVTIDGKPTWRNPSVYRDLGLVTEREAVHSFLTAEQFVLACAKMQKLPDPAGAAREALELVEMTGAADRRIGTFSKGMRQRTRVAAALVHNPRVLLLDEPFNGMDPRQRMHMMELLHSLGDRGHTILFSSHILEEVEQVAGLVQVIVAGRLAASGDYRKIRRLMTNRPHVFAVQSSDDRRLAVALIGEKSVSGIEMEGGGMTVRASDYGSFTRALPRIALDQGIRLHKLVPSDESLESVFSYLLEA; this is encoded by the coding sequence GTGACGACCGAGACCATCCCCGCCGAGACCGGCGCCCGCACCGACGTGGTCGAGCTGACGAACGTGACCCGGTGGTACGGCAACGTCGTCGCCGTCAACGACATCAGCATGTCGCTGGGCACCGGCGTGACCGGCCTGCTCGGCCCGAACGGCGCCGGTAAGACCACTGTGCTGCACATGATGGCCGGCTTCCTCGCGCCCTCCCGCGGCACCGTCACCATCGACGGCAAGCCGACCTGGCGCAACCCGTCCGTCTACCGCGACCTCGGCCTGGTCACCGAGCGCGAGGCGGTGCACTCGTTCCTCACCGCCGAGCAGTTCGTGCTGGCCTGCGCCAAGATGCAGAAGCTGCCCGACCCGGCAGGCGCGGCCCGCGAGGCCCTCGAGCTCGTCGAGATGACCGGCGCCGCCGACCGGCGCATCGGCACCTTCTCGAAGGGCATGCGCCAGCGCACCCGGGTCGCCGCCGCGCTGGTCCACAACCCCCGGGTGCTGCTGCTCGACGAGCCGTTCAACGGCATGGACCCGCGTCAGCGGATGCACATGATGGAGCTGCTGCACTCGCTCGGCGACCGCGGCCACACCATCCTGTTCAGCTCGCACATCCTGGAAGAGGTCGAGCAGGTCGCCGGCCTGGTCCAGGTGATCGTGGCGGGCCGGCTCGCCGCCTCCGGCGACTACCGCAAGATCCGCCGCCTGATGACGAACCGGCCGCACGTCTTCGCCGTGCAGAGCTCCGACGACCGGCGGCTCGCCGTCGCGCTGATCGGGGAGAAATCGGTGAGCGGCATCGAGATGGAGGGCGGCGGCATGACCGTGCGGGCCTCCGACTACGGCAGCTTCACCCGCGCCCTGCCGCGCATCGCCCTGGACCAGGGCATCCGGCTGCACAAGCTGGTGCCGTCCGACGAATCCCTGGAGAGCGTCTTCTCCTACCTGCTGGAGGCCTGA
- a CDS encoding ABC transporter permease: protein MSTVALITARGLFGRRRALILLPLPLLLILLAVVCRAYDLDPSQWGAAVIVGLGFAVVLPVVSLIVGTGVLGSEVDDGTLVHILTKPLPRRDIILAKYLVAAVTSAVTSAVPLFVAGILADGVSFGIALAVAAIAGAFAYSALFVLLSLLTRRPVLLGLVYILVWEGLLGRFLSGTRVLSIEQYVITIADKLDPTTILTAQVGIGTAVVMSVVFVVVCTVVAINRLGSFSLAGETS from the coding sequence ATGTCGACCGTCGCTCTGATCACGGCGCGCGGCCTCTTCGGCCGTCGCCGGGCACTGATCCTGCTGCCGCTGCCACTGCTGCTGATCCTGCTCGCGGTGGTCTGCCGGGCGTACGACCTGGACCCGTCGCAGTGGGGCGCCGCGGTCATCGTGGGCCTCGGCTTCGCCGTGGTGCTCCCGGTCGTCTCCCTGATCGTCGGCACCGGCGTCCTCGGTTCCGAAGTGGATGACGGCACCCTGGTGCACATCCTCACCAAGCCGCTGCCCCGCCGCGACATCATCCTGGCGAAATACCTGGTGGCGGCCGTGACGTCGGCGGTCACCTCGGCCGTCCCGCTCTTCGTGGCCGGCATCCTCGCCGACGGCGTCTCGTTCGGCATCGCCCTCGCCGTCGCCGCGATCGCCGGGGCCTTCGCCTACTCCGCCTTGTTCGTGCTGCTCAGCCTTCTGACCCGGCGTCCGGTCCTGCTCGGGCTGGTCTACATCCTGGTCTGGGAGGGCCTGCTCGGCCGTTTCCTGAGCGGCACCCGGGTCCTCTCCATCGAGCAGTACGTCATCACGATCGCCGACAAACTCGACCCGACGACGATCCTGACCGCCCAGGTCGGCATCGGCACGGCCGTGGTGATGAGCGTCGTCTTCGTGGTGGTCTGCACGGTGGTGGCGATCAACCGTCTCGGGAGTTTCAGCCTGGCCGGCGAGACCAGCTGA
- the ppc gene encoding phosphoenolpyruvate carboxylase — protein sequence MTEQAAHLDPEGSDAALRADIRRIGTLLGQTLARQEGRPLLDLVEEIRALVRQDATAAADRLAAMDITTGTKLARAFSTYFHLANITEQVHRARDLRRRRARDGGWLDQAATRIADKGVPADEIAAAARRLAVRPVFTAHPTEASRRSILSKLRQVADSLDAESAAAALYGATDTTASTRRFAELIDLLWQTDELRLDRPDPTDEARNAVYYLKDLYAEAAPQVLDDLAETLRRLGVETAPTSRPLTFGSWIGGDRDGNPFVTPAVTRDVLLIQHEHGIQATEKAMDRLIDELSVSRRLRGVSLDLSASLAQDLDNLPEIAQRFRRVNAEEPYRLKVRAIKAKLENTRARLTAGTPHVPGRDYLGSDELIADLELMRASLARNSGQLPAVGIVATAIRQASAFGLQLATLDVREHAEKHHEVLQQMYTQVGEVDDYASLDRTERTKLLATELNGRRPLSSADTPLTDAARKTFDVFNTIRESQERFGADVVESYIISMTLGVDDVLAAAVLAREAGLVDIHTGRARVNIVPLLETPAELDAGGDLLDEMLSLPAYREIVRARGDVQEVMLGYSDSNKEAGITTSQWRIHKAQRSLRDVAARHGVRLRLFHGRGGTVGRGGGPTHEAILAQPYGTLDGAIKVTEQGEVISDKYTVPALARENLELTVAAVLQATLLHTSIQVDPVRLKVWDSVMDTASDAAFTRYRELVENPDLAAYFWAATPTELLGALNIGSRPAKRPNADAGLGGLRAIPWVFGWTQTRQIVPGWFGVGTGLAAVRAAGLGNELDAMHENWQFFRTFLSNVEMMLAKTDLSIARRYVETLVPEELQPIFATIEREYELTVQEVLAITGGSELLSSQPELSRTLGVRDTYLEPLHHLQVALLRQYRDLGEAARQIPTAPGARRGPSDSTALERALLTTVNGIAAGMRNTG from the coding sequence ATGACAGAGCAGGCTGCCCACCTCGACCCAGAGGGTTCCGACGCCGCGCTACGCGCCGACATCCGCCGGATCGGCACGCTGCTCGGCCAGACGCTGGCCCGCCAGGAAGGCCGGCCGCTTCTCGATCTGGTCGAGGAGATCCGCGCGCTGGTCCGCCAGGACGCGACCGCCGCCGCCGACCGGCTCGCCGCCATGGACATCACCACCGGCACCAAGCTGGCGCGGGCCTTCTCCACCTACTTCCACCTCGCGAACATCACCGAGCAGGTGCACCGCGCCCGCGACCTGCGCCGCCGCCGGGCCCGCGACGGAGGCTGGCTGGACCAGGCCGCCACCCGGATCGCCGACAAGGGCGTGCCGGCCGACGAGATCGCCGCGGCCGCCCGCCGCCTCGCGGTCCGCCCGGTCTTCACCGCCCACCCGACCGAGGCGTCCCGCCGCTCGATCCTGTCGAAGCTGCGCCAGGTCGCCGACTCGCTCGACGCCGAGTCCGCCGCCGCGGCCCTGTACGGCGCGACCGACACCACCGCCTCCACGCGGCGTTTCGCCGAGCTGATCGACCTGCTCTGGCAGACCGACGAGCTGCGGCTCGACCGGCCCGACCCGACCGACGAGGCGCGCAACGCGGTCTACTACCTCAAGGACCTGTACGCCGAGGCAGCACCGCAGGTCCTCGACGACCTGGCCGAGACGCTGCGCCGGCTCGGTGTCGAGACCGCACCCACCTCGCGGCCGCTCACCTTCGGCTCCTGGATCGGCGGCGACCGCGACGGCAACCCGTTCGTCACCCCGGCCGTCACCCGCGACGTCCTGCTCATCCAGCACGAACACGGCATCCAGGCCACCGAGAAGGCCATGGACAGGCTGATCGACGAGCTGTCGGTCTCCCGCCGGCTGCGGGGCGTCTCCCTCGACCTGTCCGCGAGCCTCGCCCAGGACCTGGACAACCTGCCGGAGATCGCCCAGCGGTTCCGCCGGGTCAACGCCGAGGAGCCCTACCGCCTCAAGGTGCGGGCGATCAAGGCGAAGCTGGAGAACACCCGGGCCCGGCTCACCGCCGGGACCCCGCACGTGCCCGGCCGCGACTACCTCGGCAGCGACGAACTGATCGCCGACCTGGAGCTGATGCGCGCCTCCCTGGCCCGCAACTCCGGCCAGCTCCCCGCCGTCGGCATCGTCGCCACCGCCATCCGGCAGGCGTCCGCGTTCGGCCTGCAGCTCGCCACCCTCGACGTCCGCGAGCACGCCGAGAAGCACCACGAGGTGCTGCAGCAGATGTACACGCAGGTCGGCGAGGTCGACGACTACGCGTCGCTGGACCGCACCGAGCGCACCAAGCTGCTCGCCACCGAGCTCAACGGGCGCCGGCCGCTCTCCAGCGCCGACACCCCGCTCACCGACGCGGCCCGCAAGACGTTCGACGTGTTCAACACGATCCGGGAGTCGCAGGAGCGGTTCGGGGCCGACGTCGTCGAGTCGTACATCATCTCGATGACCCTCGGCGTCGACGACGTGCTCGCCGCCGCGGTGCTGGCCCGCGAAGCCGGCCTCGTCGACATCCACACCGGCCGCGCCCGGGTCAACATCGTGCCGCTGCTGGAGACGCCGGCCGAGCTCGACGCCGGTGGCGACCTGCTCGACGAGATGCTGTCGCTGCCGGCGTACCGGGAGATCGTCCGGGCGCGCGGCGACGTGCAGGAAGTCATGCTCGGCTACTCGGACTCGAACAAGGAGGCCGGCATCACCACCAGCCAGTGGCGCATCCACAAGGCGCAGCGGTCGCTGCGTGACGTGGCCGCCCGGCACGGTGTCCGGCTCCGCCTCTTCCACGGCCGCGGCGGCACCGTCGGCCGTGGTGGCGGCCCCACCCACGAGGCGATCCTGGCCCAGCCCTACGGCACCCTGGACGGCGCCATCAAGGTCACCGAGCAGGGCGAGGTCATCTCCGACAAGTACACCGTGCCGGCCCTGGCCCGGGAGAACCTCGAACTGACCGTCGCCGCCGTCCTCCAGGCCACCCTGCTGCACACCAGCATCCAGGTCGACCCGGTCCGCCTGAAGGTGTGGGACTCGGTCATGGACACCGCCTCCGACGCGGCGTTCACGCGGTACCGCGAGCTCGTCGAGAACCCGGACCTGGCGGCGTACTTCTGGGCTGCCACCCCGACCGAGCTGCTCGGCGCCCTCAACATCGGCTCCCGCCCGGCGAAGCGCCCCAACGCCGACGCCGGCCTCGGCGGTCTGCGGGCCATCCCGTGGGTGTTCGGCTGGACCCAGACCCGGCAGATCGTCCCCGGCTGGTTCGGGGTCGGCACCGGCCTGGCCGCGGTCCGGGCCGCCGGCCTCGGCAACGAACTCGACGCCATGCACGAGAACTGGCAGTTCTTCCGCACCTTCCTCTCCAACGTCGAGATGATGCTGGCGAAGACGGACCTGTCGATCGCGCGGCGGTACGTGGAGACCCTCGTCCCCGAGGAACTCCAGCCGATCTTCGCCACGATCGAGCGCGAGTACGAACTGACCGTTCAGGAAGTCCTCGCCATCACCGGCGGGTCCGAACTGCTCTCCTCGCAGCCTGAGCTCTCCCGCACCCTCGGCGTCCGGGACACCTACCTGGAGCCGCTGCACCACCTGCAGGTCGCGCTCCTCCGCCAGTACCGCGACCTGGGCGAGGCCGCCCGCCAGATCCCGACGGCGCCGGGCGCCCGCCGAGGCCCGTCCGACTCGACGGCGCTGGAGCGGGCCCTGCTCACGACCGTCAACGGCATCGCCGCCGGCATGCGCAACACCGGCTGA
- a CDS encoding glycoside hydrolase family 6 protein — MARHLKVTGRRRRVALLAALSLVAAGFLLKENEPSPAVRVPEATSAGRPALYVDPGGAAADYVRRLEKSGRAADAAKIRKIADRPVATWFTDATPGYADRARQLVLAAGRAGRLPVIALYFIPQRDCAHHSKGGAGSAETYKKWVSTLTLAMRGQRALVILEPDAVAHAVRGCLKGKAAQQRLALLSWAVATLRTEPGVRVYLDAGNPTWVPPERMAPALRQAGAMRAHGFALNVANFETTADNLRYGTKLSRLLGDRHFVVDTSRNGNGPAKRATGDRRWCNPPGRRLGAAPTLVTGHPLADAYLWVKRPGESDGACGSGAPPAGRWYPSYALALAG, encoded by the coding sequence ATGGCCCGGCACCTCAAGGTGACCGGCCGCCGCCGACGTGTCGCGCTGCTCGCTGCCCTCTCGCTGGTGGCGGCCGGATTCCTGCTCAAGGAGAACGAGCCGTCGCCGGCGGTCCGGGTGCCGGAGGCCACGTCGGCCGGCCGGCCCGCGCTCTACGTCGACCCGGGCGGCGCGGCCGCCGACTACGTGCGCCGGCTGGAGAAGTCCGGCCGGGCCGCCGACGCCGCGAAGATCCGGAAGATCGCCGATCGGCCGGTCGCCACCTGGTTCACCGACGCCACGCCCGGATACGCCGACCGGGCACGGCAACTCGTGCTCGCTGCCGGTCGCGCCGGGCGGCTGCCGGTGATCGCGCTCTACTTCATCCCGCAGCGGGACTGCGCGCATCATTCGAAAGGCGGTGCGGGCAGCGCGGAGACGTACAAGAAATGGGTCTCGACCTTGACCCTCGCCATGCGCGGACAGCGGGCCCTGGTGATCCTGGAACCGGACGCGGTGGCCCATGCGGTGCGCGGCTGCCTCAAGGGCAAAGCGGCTCAGCAGCGGCTCGCGTTGCTGAGCTGGGCGGTCGCCACGCTGCGGACCGAACCGGGAGTGCGGGTCTACCTCGACGCCGGCAATCCGACCTGGGTGCCGCCCGAGCGGATGGCCCCGGCACTGCGGCAGGCCGGGGCGATGCGGGCGCACGGTTTCGCCCTGAATGTCGCCAATTTCGAGACCACGGCGGACAATCTCCGGTACGGGACGAAGCTGTCCCGTCTGCTCGGCGACCGTCACTTCGTCGTCGACACCAGCCGCAACGGCAACGGCCCGGCGAAACGCGCCACCGGCGACCGTCGCTGGTGCAACCCGCCCGGCCGCCGTCTGGGCGCCGCGCCGACGCTGGTCACCGGGCATCCGCTCGCCGACGCGTACCTCTGGGTGAAACGTCCCGGCGAGTCGGACGGCGCCTGCGGATCGGGAGCACCACCCGCAGGTCGCTGGTACCCGTCCTATGCCCTGGCACTTGCCGGGTGA